The following is a genomic window from Pseudothermotoga thermarum DSM 5069.
TACATGGTTTGCCCATTAGAGAGCAGGTTATCCGCCAACGTGAATGGGCAAGGAAAAAATATGGTGCGGAGAAATTCATAGCTTACTTTCAGGCTTTCACCAACACGTACGCTCCTGTTGAGGTTCTAAGGGAAAGGTATTCCGAGGCTTTGATAGACGATACAATAGTCGAACTTGATGTTTCAACAAGACCAGATTGCGTACCTGAAGAGGTTCTTGAACTTCTTGAAAGCTTTAAATCCAAAGTCAACGTGACTGTGGAATTTGGAATTCAAACGATAAATTCCAGAACTTTGAGAATTTTACGTAGAGGGCACGGTGTTGCTGAATTCATAGACGCGGTTTTGAGGTCAAAAAGGCATAACCTTGAGGTCGTCGCACATGTAATTGTCGATTTGCCATGGGATGATTTAGAAGATGTCGTCGATACTGCAAGAACTTTGTCTGCCTTGAAAGTGGACGGAGTGAAGATGCATTCTCTTTACGTTGTTAAGGATACTCCTTTGGAAGAAATGATCAAAGAAGGTACGGTGAAACTTCTAAGCTTTGAGGAGTATTTGGAAAGAGTTATAGCTTTTATAGAGAACCTATCAACTGAAATTGTCATTCACAGACTTGTTTCAGATCCACCAATCGGAATGACAGTGTTTGCAAATTGGGGTAAGAACAAAAGCGAGATCGTTTCTGTGATAGAAAAAGAATTGGAAAAACGCGACACGTGGCAAGGGAAAAAATGGGATGCATAAAAGGAGGTATGGATATGAAAGGTTTTGTGGTAAACGTATGGTTTCAAACTTGGTCGAAGATGTTTGGAAAAGATTTTGTCGACAAAATCAAGGCAAAATATGGTATTTCACCAGACCATGTGTACAGCCCAATTGATGATGTTCCAGACGATTTGCCGTTGTCGATTTCTCGGGATATAGCGGCCGCAAAAAACATGACTTTCGATGATCTTTGGTATCAAACGGGAAAACAAAATCTGTTCACCTTCTTTGAGAATTATCCAGACTTTTTCAAAAAGCCAAGCTTTATGTCGTTCATGGCCGCGATGGATAGCGTCCACCGTGTTTTGACAAGAAAAATACAAGGCGCAAGACCACCAAGGGTGTTCTTCAGGATGATATCCGATAGAAAAGCTATAGTTAGATATCAATCGAAGAGAAATTTCAAAAAGTATTTCCTGGGGCTTATGGAAAGTGCATCGGAATTTTTCAAAGATCCCATCAAATACAGAATTCTTGCCGATGGTAGCGAGAATGGATACAACTATCTTGAGGTTGAAGTAGAAGCCACCAAACCATATGGATTTTTCGACAAGATTCGCTCGTTTGCGCTACTTGGCTTTGGTGTTGTGAAAAATTTAGTTTCAGTTTACGTGTTTTTGGTACCTTTGTACACCTTTGTGGTCAGTTTTTTGGTTGGGAAATTTCTACCAATTGATCTACTTTTCAAATCACTTATAACTGCCGGATTCGTTTCTGGGTTACTTTATTTCACAACCGGCGGATTGAAGAAGGGTTTTGCGGGAATCAAGAGATTTGCAAAGAACATGAGTGAAAAGAACTTTGATGAACCAGTTGCTTTGGAAGGGTTGAAAGAGTTTAAGGAAATATCCGAACAGATGAACAACGCTGTTGACCAGCTGAAAGAAGTTCTTCTTGGTATATCCGGTGATATCCAAGAGATGAGCTTGTATTCGCAGAAAGTCATTGCTGCAGTCAACTCAATGAGGGAACAACTCGACACCATGAACTCACTTTCAAGTGAAATTGCGAACACAGCCGTTCAAATAAGCAATGATACCGAAAGGATTTCTAACGCTGTCACTTCCAACGTTGAAACGATCACCTCGATCATGAAGGAACAAACCGAGATTGTTAAATCCCTAAACGATGCGGTAGTATCGATTGTTGAGTCTGCCAACAACGTGGAAAATTCAGCCGATGGAATTGTCAAGATGAGCCAAAGATTTGCCGAACTTGTAGAACTCGGTAAAAACTTGCAGCAGCAAGCCTCCACGATAATGGAAGTCGCCACAACTGTTTCGAGCATAGCCGAGCAGACCAACTTGCTTGCCTTGAACGCGGCGATTGAAGCTGCCAGGAGTGGCGAAGCGGGAAGAGGTTTTGCAGTTGTGGCTGACGAAATAAGAAAACTTGCCGAAGAAAGCAGAGCCTCGGCCGCAAAGATTTCCGACTTTTTAAAATCTATAACGATTGGTATCGAGAATCTCAGCAAGAGCATTCAAGCTGAATTCAACGAGATGAAACAGCAATCGCAGCTTCTTCTTGAAAGTTCGGCGAGAAACAAACAGTCGAGCGACCTTATATCAGGTATTTCGAAGAGACTGAGCCAGCTTATCGATACTTTGAACATGCAAGCTGAAAAACTCAACGACATAACCAGCAGCATACAGAACCTTCTTGCCATAAGTGAAGAGAGCTCTGCCACAGCAGAGGAAATCAGCTCTTCGATACAAAACTTCTTTACGCAGCTTAGGGTTGTTTTGGACAACGTGAACGAAACGATCAGGCTTTTGGACATTGTAAGAATGAATTTCGAGGGGGTCAAGCTGTAGTTGAGGTTGGCAATAACGGGTAGACCAGGGGTTGGAAAGACTACTCTTTGCGAAAAGATTTGTGAAAGACTCAGAGAAAAAATCCCTATATCAGGTTTTGTAACAAAAGAAGTGAGGGAGAAAGGCAAAAGGATTGGCTTTAAGGCTTTCGACCTTTCCACTGGAAAAACAGTTTGGATTTCGAAAGTTGGGGAAGGTCAACCAAAAGTTGGTAAATACGTTGTTTTGGTGGATGAATTTGAGGAATTTTTGAAAAAACTGGATTGGGACGGAAAACTCGTCGTTATCGACGAAATAGGACCAATGGAACTCAAAAGTGCGGTTTTTTCGCAGTTGATCGAAAAGCTTTTGTCACATGAAGATTTGCTTTTTGTGGTACATCAAACCCTTTCGCATCCACTGGTTGAAAGGATAAAAAAGCATTTCAAACTATTCGTTGTAACAGAGCAAAACAGAGATGCTTTGGTTGAAGAAATTTGCAGGATATTCGCAAAATAAAAAGCCTGGCTTTTGCCAGGCTTTTTCAATCTTTCAAAGCTTTATCGAGGTCGAATTTTTCTTTCTTTTCAAGGAGTTTTTGTTTGAAGAATTCTACGATCAGCTTGTACCTTTTTAACCTGTGGCTGTAGCTTGCTTGAACGCTGTGGCTGTGAGCGCCTTTTTTGAAGATGGCTATATAGGCTTCTTTGCCAAGGTCTTTCAATACGGTGTAGAACATCAACGATTGGTCCAAAGGACAACGATAATCTTCAAGACTGTGTATCAACAAAATCGGAGTGGTGACGTTTTTTGCGAAGAATATCGGACTGAGTTCCCTATAATTTCTGTTTTCCAGCGGCTGTTCACCAATCAAACTCTTATCGAACCAAAAGCCGATGTCTGAAAAAGCATAGCTGGTGAACCAATAAGATATTCCGTTTTCGCTGACTGCAGCTTTGAAAAGATCGGTTTGGGTGATTGCCCAATTCGTCATGAAACCGCCGTAGCTTATTCCGGTGATGCCAAAGTCTGTGATTTGTTCATGTTCGCGGATCCATTCGACCGCTTTCATAATATCCTGAAAATCCTCTTTTCCCGTTCGTTCTTTAACCAACAAAGCAAACTCTTCACTGTAGTTATCGCTTCCTCTCGGATTTGTGTAAAGCACGTAGAATCCTTCTTCGATAAGAAGCTGGCCAAGAAAGTAAGGAACGTAACCATATGCTCCTTTAGGTCCTCCATGTACAAAAACTATGCACGGTGCAGGTGTTTTGTCGGGTTTAAGGTACCAACCTTCTATTTTCATGCCATCAAAACTTCTGTATTCGAACTGGTTCATCTTTCTAAAGACAAGTTTTGAAGCAACATCGGTGTTTAATTGAGTGATCTTTCTAATTTCCTTTCCATCGATCAAGTAAACTTCCGCTGGATTTTGGTCGTTCACGAATACACAGACAGCTTTTCCATTTCTGGAAACGTCAAAAGTTGTTACAACGCCTTCGTCCAGTAGAGTTTCTTTCTGCAGCGTTTGGAGACTTATTCTTTCTAGAAGAACTTTTCCACCGCAGCCGGATTTGAAGTAAACACATCCGTTGGAAATTTTCGGAGAAGATTCTCCGTCGGCAGCCCAGATTTCCAAACTGACATGGCCTGTGTTGTTCAAACCGTATTTATCCGTTAAGCAAATCAGTTTTCCGTTCTCATACATGTAAACGTAATCGTGCAGGAATAGCTCGGGCTTTGATTCTCTTCCATAAAGAACCAGCTTTGAACCTTCGACATCACAGGCTATAAGTCCAACGTTTTTTAGTATCTCTTTTTTCTCGCTATTTGAATATTGAACGATTGTGAAAATCGTGAATGGATTTTTTTCATCGGCAGCAGTATAAACAACAGAATTTTTCCAACACAAGATCTTTACGATGTTTCTATCGAAAAATTCTTCGACAACTTGCAAATTTTCGACATTTACAATTGAGATAACATCGATTTGATTGTCCAAAAACCCCTTTCCGTCAAACCAAACTGGCAACCGTTCTTCAAAATAAAGATCTTCATCGTTTCTTTTTTTAGCCGTCCACAAAGCGATGTGCTTGTTATCTTCAAACCATTCAAAATCGACTATGGATTCTTTTTTGACAACTTCCTTTGAAGTGAAATGATCAAGTTCCGTCACAACTAGACAAACTTCTTTGTCGAGTTTTTTCAGGTAAGCAAGGTGCTTTTCATCTTTTGAAAACTTTGGTTTGAAAGTTTCCTCAGAAAGGTAGATTTTGTCACCTGACTGAAGTTGCTGAAGCACAATTTGCTTAATAGTTTTGTTTTGCTCTGGGATAATTCTTTTAATTGTGTAAGCGATCCATTTTCCAAAAGAGCTGATTTTCACATCAACTGGAACAACAAACTTGGTGAAAGTTGCATATTGCCATTTCACGACATTCACCTCGCTTTTGTTCTTCCATCGAACCTGTAAAACCAAAAGGCTGTGGGATAAGACCCACAGCTAGAATCATGAATTTTTCTTGCATTTTGTTCTTTCAAGCTAAGCTTTTTTTAACGCTGGGAACATCTATTGGTTCTGTCAGAACTTTTCTAATTCTTTCCAAAGCCCAGTCGATTTCTTCCTTAGTTATCACAAGCGGGGGAGCAAATCTTATCACTTGCTCGTGGGTTTCTTTGCAAAGCACTCCTAATTGTGCTAGTTTTTCACAGAATGACCTTGCGGGACCATACTCAGGTTTTATCTCAACACCAATCAACAAACCTTTTCCTCTCACTTCTTTCACGTACTCGCTTTCGATCAGTTTGAGCTGACTCATGAAGTAATCGCCAAGTTCCCTTGCTCTTTCGTCTAATCTTTCTTCTTGCAAAACTTCCATGGCTGCTATTCCCACCGCCGCTGCCAATGGGTTTCCACCAAAGGTCGAGCCATGGTCACCTGGTTTTAAAACATCCATGATATCGTTGTTCGCCAAGACCGCTGAAACTGGATATACTCCTCCACCGAGTGCTTTGCCAAGAATCAAGATATCAGGTTTGGCATCTTCCCATTGCCAGGCGAACATTTTACCAGTTCTTCCAAGTCCAGTTTGAATTTCATCGAAGATGAGCAAAATTTTATGCTTGTCTGCAATTTCTCTCAAAACTTTGAGATAACCTGCTGGTGGAACACGAACACCACCTTCACCTTGTATAGGTTCAACGAGTATTCCTATGGTTTTTTCGTCTATCAATTTTTCGATTGCACTTGCGTCACCAAACGGGGCCACTTTGAAACCAGGTGTATATGGTCCAAATCCATCTCGGTACTGAGGCTCTGTGGAAAAGGAAATTATGGTTATCGTTCTTCCGTGAAAGTTTCCTTCGGCCACGATGATGTTACCATCGTTCATCGGTATGCCTCTTTTGTAATAAGCCCATTTTCGAGCCACTTTTAGAGC
Proteins encoded in this region:
- a CDS encoding TIGR01212 family radical SAM protein (This family includes YhcC from E. coli K-12, an uncharacterized radical SAM protein.) — translated: MIHLLRYNKLSDHLKKRYGAKVHRLVIDAGFTCPNRERNSPCIFCDPTGSGFNALHGLPIREQVIRQREWARKKYGAEKFIAYFQAFTNTYAPVEVLRERYSEALIDDTIVELDVSTRPDCVPEEVLELLESFKSKVNVTVEFGIQTINSRTLRILRRGHGVAEFIDAVLRSKRHNLEVVAHVIVDLPWDDLEDVVDTARTLSALKVDGVKMHSLYVVKDTPLEEMIKEGTVKLLSFEEYLERVIAFIENLSTEIVIHRLVSDPPIGMTVFANWGKNKSEIVSVIEKELEKRDTWQGKKWDA
- a CDS encoding heme NO-binding domain-containing protein is translated as MKGFVVNVWFQTWSKMFGKDFVDKIKAKYGISPDHVYSPIDDVPDDLPLSISRDIAAAKNMTFDDLWYQTGKQNLFTFFENYPDFFKKPSFMSFMAAMDSVHRVLTRKIQGARPPRVFFRMISDRKAIVRYQSKRNFKKYFLGLMESASEFFKDPIKYRILADGSENGYNYLEVEVEATKPYGFFDKIRSFALLGFGVVKNLVSVYVFLVPLYTFVVSFLVGKFLPIDLLFKSLITAGFVSGLLYFTTGGLKKGFAGIKRFAKNMSEKNFDEPVALEGLKEFKEISEQMNNAVDQLKEVLLGISGDIQEMSLYSQKVIAAVNSMREQLDTMNSLSSEIANTAVQISNDTERISNAVTSNVETITSIMKEQTEIVKSLNDAVVSIVESANNVENSADGIVKMSQRFAELVELGKNLQQQASTIMEVATTVSSIAEQTNLLALNAAIEAARSGEAGRGFAVVADEIRKLAEESRASAAKISDFLKSITIGIENLSKSIQAEFNEMKQQSQLLLESSARNKQSSDLISGISKRLSQLIDTLNMQAEKLNDITSSIQNLLAISEESSATAEEISSSIQNFFTQLRVVLDNVNETIRLLDIVRMNFEGVKL
- a CDS encoding NTPase — its product is MRLAITGRPGVGKTTLCEKICERLREKIPISGFVTKEVREKGKRIGFKAFDLSTGKTVWISKVGEGQPKVGKYVVLVDEFEEFLKKLDWDGKLVVIDEIGPMELKSAVFSQLIEKLLSHEDLLFVVHQTLSHPLVERIKKHFKLFVVTEQNRDALVEEICRIFAK
- a CDS encoding alpha/beta hydrolase family protein yields the protein MKWQYATFTKFVVPVDVKISSFGKWIAYTIKRIIPEQNKTIKQIVLQQLQSGDKIYLSEETFKPKFSKDEKHLAYLKKLDKEVCLVVTELDHFTSKEVVKKESIVDFEWFEDNKHIALWTAKKRNDEDLYFEERLPVWFDGKGFLDNQIDVISIVNVENLQVVEEFFDRNIVKILCWKNSVVYTAADEKNPFTIFTIVQYSNSEKKEILKNVGLIACDVEGSKLVLYGRESKPELFLHDYVYMYENGKLICLTDKYGLNNTGHVSLEIWAADGESSPKISNGCVYFKSGCGGKVLLERISLQTLQKETLLDEGVVTTFDVSRNGKAVCVFVNDQNPAEVYLIDGKEIRKITQLNTDVASKLVFRKMNQFEYRSFDGMKIEGWYLKPDKTPAPCIVFVHGGPKGAYGYVPYFLGQLLIEEGFYVLYTNPRGSDNYSEEFALLVKERTGKEDFQDIMKAVEWIREHEQITDFGITGISYGGFMTNWAITQTDLFKAAVSENGISYWFTSYAFSDIGFWFDKSLIGEQPLENRNYRELSPIFFAKNVTTPILLIHSLEDYRCPLDQSLMFYTVLKDLGKEAYIAIFKKGAHSHSVQASYSHRLKRYKLIVEFFKQKLLEKKEKFDLDKALKD
- the rocD gene encoding ornithine--oxo-acid transaminase, which codes for MNSKYFMDLEYEFGAHNYKPIPVVIERAEGVWVWDVEGKRYLDMLSAYSALSHGHRHPKIVKALIDQLQKVALTSRAFYNNVLGLFEEKLAKFAGYDKVLPMNTGAEAVESALKVARKWAYYKRGIPMNDGNIIVAEGNFHGRTITIISFSTEPQYRDGFGPYTPGFKVAPFGDASAIEKLIDEKTIGILVEPIQGEGGVRVPPAGYLKVLREIADKHKILLIFDEIQTGLGRTGKMFAWQWEDAKPDILILGKALGGGVYPVSAVLANNDIMDVLKPGDHGSTFGGNPLAAAVGIAAMEVLQEERLDERARELGDYFMSQLKLIESEYVKEVRGKGLLIGVEIKPEYGPARSFCEKLAQLGVLCKETHEQVIRFAPPLVITKEEIDWALERIRKVLTEPIDVPSVKKSLA